A window of Argopecten irradians isolate NY chromosome 14, Ai_NY, whole genome shotgun sequence contains these coding sequences:
- the LOC138307538 gene encoding 26S proteasome non-ATPase regulatory subunit 10-like, translating to MAHDVDSTGSRLLNAILLGKVRQISSLLDQNVDVDVTDDEGKTPLIYAVCCDIDDVRTHVVRLLLRSNCYINAQDNGGCSALMYACMEPDRVDVVRLISRNKQCNPNLQDQEGYTAAMHAVAASNSQGLKTLLSSSATKSVVDLNIKNKNGITAVELAIKLQLFDCCKVLTTDSAGTRSSNNIRDKKGLNLILGREASVMSQKGNLLLNPTLQVPGLTPRDGYTSRNATPIPNWSRQNSSYENNSVEHWQAFKHDRVRSSSESPWVDSPRRIKRTLTPISREEKLTDSYQPESPMFGNKMRLPSIPSGKRLCLVSNQNSFDIGGNGETL from the coding sequence ATGGCGCATGACGTAGACAGCACCGGAAGTCGACTTCTAAACGCAATTCTGTTGGGGAAGGTAAGACAGATAAGTTCACTTCTGGACCAAAATGTTGACGTGGACGTCACAGACGACGAAGGCAAAACGCCATTGATATACGCCGTCTGTTGCGATATTGATGACGTCAGAACGCACGTGGTGCGTTTACTATTACGTAGTAACTGTTACATTAACGCACAGGACAATGGCGGATGTTCAGCGCTCATGTACGCCTGTATGGAGCCTGACCGAGTGGATGTGGTGCGACTTATCTCCCGGAACAAACAATGTAATCCCAACCTTCAGGACCAAGAAGGGTACACAGCGGCAATGCACGCGGTTGCCGCCTCAAATTCCCAAGGTCTCAAAACCTTGCTGAGTTCGTCTGCCACCAAAAGCGTTGTggatttgaatataaaaaacaagaatGGAATAACTGCTGTAGAACTTGCTATCAAACTGCAGTTGTTTGACTGTTGTAAAGTGTTAACTACAGACAGTGCAGGAACACGCAGTTCGAACAACATTCGGGACAAAAAAGGATTGAATTTAATTCTGGGACGAGAGGCGTCGGTTATGTCCCAAAAGGGAAATTTACTGTTAAATCCAACACTCCAAGTTCCCGGACTAACGCCACGAGACGGATACACCTCCCGAAATGCAACACCTATTCCGAACTGGTCGCGACAGAATTCATCGTACGAAAATAACAGTGTTGAACACTGGCAAGCTTTCAAACACGACCGGGTCCGTTCATCCAGCGAAAGTCCGTGGGTGGACAGTCCGAGACGAATTAAGCGAACATTGACTCCAATATCACGTGAGGAAAAACTGACTGATTCTTATCAGCCTGAATCTCCCATGTTTGGGAACAAGATGAGGCTACCCAGCATTCCTAGTGGTAAACGATTGTGTCTCGTTTCTAATCAGAATAGTTTTGACATTGGAGGCAACGGAGAGACTCTATGA